The Benincasa hispida cultivar B227 chromosome 9, ASM972705v1, whole genome shotgun sequence genome has a segment encoding these proteins:
- the LOC120085203 gene encoding 4-coumarate--CoA ligase 1-like, with the protein MAFESNQTNEFIFRSKLPDIHIPNHLPLHDYVFQNLPKFASRPCLINGATGDVYSYHDVHLTARRVAAGLHNLGIKKGDVVMNLLPNSPEFVFTFLGASYRGAIMTAANPFYTAVEIAKQAKAANAKLIVTMACFYDRVKDLAENGVKIVSVDFAVEGCLHFSVLSGADESNAPPVDFSPDDVVALPYSSGTTGLPKGVMLTHKGLITSVAQQMDGQNPNLYYHGDDVILCVLPFFHIYSLNSILLCGLRVGASIMIMQKFDIVSLLQLIEKYRISIMPIVPPIFLAIAKSPEFEKYDVSSVRVLKSGGAPLGKELEDAVREKFPAAVLGQGYGMTEAGPVLSMSLAFAKEPFQVKAGACGTVVRNAEMKIVDPETGASLPANSAGEICIRGDQIMKGYLNDLESTKRTIDKEGWLHTGDIGFVDDDDELFIVDRLKELIKFKAFQVAPAELEALLITHPKLSDAAVIGMPDVEAGEVPVAFVVKTNGGAITEEEVKQFISKQVVFYKRLKRVFFVNTIPKAPSGKILRKELRARLASGAYN; encoded by the exons ATGGCCTTTGAATCAAACCAAACTAATGAATTCATTTTCCGTTCAAAGCTTCCCGATATACACATTCCCAATCATCTCCCACTCCACGATTACGTTTTCCAGAATTTGCCTAAATTTGCCTCACGCCCCTGTTTGATCAACGGCGCCACCGGCGATGTTTACTCCTACCACGACGTTCACCTAACTGCCCGTCGAGTCGCCGCCGGCCTACATAACCTCGGAATTAAAAAGGGTGATGTTGTCATGAATTTGCTCCCCAACTCCCCGGAGTTCGTCTTCACGTTCCTCGGAGCGTCGTACAGAGGTGCCATCATGACGGCGGCGAACCCTTTTTATACGGCCGTGGAAATCGCCAAACAGGCAAAAGCCGCCAATGCGAAATTGATCGTGACGATGGCTTGCTTTTACGATCGGGTTAAGGATTTGGCTGAAAATGGTGTTAAAATCGTCAGCGTTGATTTTGCTGTTGAGGGTTGTTTGCATTTCTCTGTTTTGAGTGGGGCTGATGAATCTAATGCGCCGCCGGTGGATTTTTCCCCCGACGACGTGGTGGCGCTGCCGTACTCCTCCGGCACCACCGGTTTGCCGAAGGGAGTTATGTTGACGCATAAAGGGTTAATCACAAGCGTTGCTCAACAAATGGACGGCCAAAATCCAAACCTCTATTATCACGGCGATGATGTTATCCTCTGTGTGCTGCCGTTTTTCCACATCTATTCACTCAATTCGATTTTGCTGTGTGGGCTACGCGTTGGTGCTTCGATTATGATTATGCAGAAATTTGACATCGTTTCTCTTTTGCAATTGATTGAGAAATACAGAATTTCGATCATGCCCATTGTGCCGCCGATCTTTTTGGCCATTGCTAAGTCGCCGGAATTTGAGAAATACGATGTATCGTCAGTGAGGGTTCTAAAATCCGGTGGAGCACCACTCGGGAAGGAGTTGGAAGACGCCGTAAGGGAGAAATTTCCGGCGGCGGTTCTCGGACAAGGGTATGGAATGACCGAGGCCGGTCCGGTTCTAAGCATGAGTTTGGCTTTTGCAAAAGAGCCGTTTCAAGTAAAAGCCGGAGCCTGTGGAACTGTCGTCCGTAATGCAGAGATGAAAATTGTCGACCCAGAAACCGGCGCCTCCTTGCCGGCGAATTCCGCCGGAGAGATATGTATTAGAGGAGATCAAATCATGAAGGGATATTTGAATGATTTGGAGTCAACCAAGAGGACTATTGACAAAGAAGGATGGCTCCACACCGGTGACATTGGCTTTGTCGATGACGACGACGAGCTATTCATTGTGGACCGGCTCAAGGAACTTATCAAATTCAAGGCCTTTCAAGTGGCGCCGGCAGAGCTAGAGGCCCTTCTTATCACTCATCCTAAACTATCCGACGCCGCCGTTATTGG tatGCCGGACGTGGAGGCTGGAGAAGTGCCGGTGGCATTTGTGGTGAAAACAAATGGTGGCGCAATAACAGAAGAAGAAGTAAAGCAATTCATATCAAAACAAGTGGTATTCTACAAGAGGCTAAAACGTGTGTTTTTCGTCAACACTATTCCAAAGGCTCCGTCAGGAAAAATTCTTAGAAAGGAACTTAGAGCAAGACTGGCTTCTGGTGCTTACAATTAA